The Pseudomonas triclosanedens genome has a window encoding:
- a CDS encoding cytochrome c3 family protein, whose product MKALFAWLKGYWSILRRPSVHYSLGFLTLAGFVAGIIFWGGFNTALEATNTEAFCISCHEMRDNVYVELKDTIHYTNRSGVRATCPDCHVPHKWTDKIARKMQASKEVWGKIFGTINTREKFLDHRRELAEHEWARLKANDSLECRNCHNFEFMDFTRQSQRARQMHSTALASGEATCIDCHKGIAHHLPDMTGVKGWD is encoded by the coding sequence ATGAAAGCACTGTTCGCCTGGCTCAAGGGCTACTGGAGCATCCTGCGCAGGCCCAGCGTGCACTACAGCCTGGGCTTCCTGACGCTGGCCGGCTTCGTTGCCGGGATCATCTTCTGGGGCGGCTTCAACACCGCACTGGAGGCGACCAACACCGAGGCGTTCTGCATCTCGTGCCACGAGATGCGCGACAACGTCTACGTCGAGCTCAAGGACACCATCCACTACACCAACCGCTCCGGTGTGCGCGCCACCTGCCCGGACTGCCACGTGCCACACAAGTGGACCGACAAGATCGCGCGCAAGATGCAGGCGTCCAAGGAGGTCTGGGGCAAGATCTTCGGCACCATCAACACCCGCGAGAAATTCCTCGACCATCGTCGCGAACTCGCCGAGCACGAATGGGCAAGGCTGAAGGCCAACGACTCGCTGGAGTGCCGCAACTGCCACAACTTCGAGTTCATGGACTTCACCCGCCAGAGCCAGCGGGCGCGGCAGATGCACTCCACCGCCCTGGCATCGGGCGAGGCAACGTGCATCGACTGCCACAAGGGGATAGCCCACCACCTGCCAGACATGACGGGGGTAAAGGGCTGGGATTGA
- a CDS encoding nitrate reductase cytochrome c-type subunit has product MNKTIPTLLLMFLSFAALAADVSYPLDAPAPDGRRPGGSITEDRPAPPLASDENKDVRRERNYPEQPPTIPHTIAGYRIDSNSNKCLSCHSRSNSARVQAPMISITHYMDRDGQPLASVAPRRYFCVQCHVPQKDVKPLVGNTFEDIDKILQRDAARGTATGKADGTSTGNP; this is encoded by the coding sequence ATGAACAAGACGATCCCTACCCTGCTGCTGATGTTCCTCTCGTTCGCCGCGCTGGCCGCCGACGTCAGCTACCCGCTGGACGCCCCGGCGCCCGACGGTCGCCGCCCCGGCGGCAGCATCACCGAGGACCGCCCCGCGCCGCCGCTGGCAAGCGACGAGAACAAGGACGTGCGCCGCGAACGCAACTACCCCGAACAGCCGCCAACCATCCCGCACACCATCGCCGGCTACCGCATCGACAGCAACAGCAACAAGTGCCTGTCCTGTCACAGCCGGTCGAACAGCGCGCGGGTGCAGGCGCCGATGATCAGCATCACCCACTACATGGACCGCGACGGCCAGCCACTCGCCTCCGTCGCTCCACGCCGCTACTTCTGCGTGCAGTGCCACGTCCCGCAGAAGGATGTGAAGCCGCTGGTGGGCAATACCTTCGAGGACATCGACAAGATTCTCCAGCGCGACGCCGCCCGGGGCACCGCCACCGGCAAGGCCGACGGCACATCCACCGGAAATCCCTGA